DNA from Desulfuromonas sp. AOP6:
CTGTTTCTCCTGCGCTCCCCACGTATACTCTTCCTGGGTTTGCAGAGGAAGTGGCTGGTTCCCGTTCTGCTGCTTGTATCGCTGGTCCTGGTGCCGGCTGTGCTGCTGCCGGCCACCCATTTTCTGCTCGAAAAAATCTATCCCCCCGTCGAAAAAAAACAGCTCTTTGGTCTGCTGAAGACCTCAAAAGAAGATGAGCGCCTAATCCGCCGCCAGGCCCAGTCCACCTTTCTGATCTGGAGTCTTGCCAGCCTGGGAGTGGCCACCGGGTTGGTGCTCTATGCGCCGATTATCCGTCGCGCCGCTGAACAGGAAATCTTTTTACAGCCGGCGAAACAGCTAACCGACTCCAGCCGATCGTTGCTGGGTAAGCGCTACCAGATCGAGGCAGAGATCGGTTCCGGTACCATGGGAGTGGTCTATTCAGCTTTCGACCAGACGCTGGAACGGCAGGTCGCCCTGAAGGAACTTCCCTCCGTCTTTGTGCGCGATCCTGAGCGAAGAGAGCGTTTCCGGCGCGAAGCGCTCACGCTGGCCCAGCTGATCCATCCGGGTATCGTGCAGATTTACGATCTCGTCGATGACGGCTCGCGCATGATTCTGGTGATGGAACTGGTTCGCGGCGGCACCCTGGAAGACCATATGGCTGGCCGGGCTCCTTTTGCCGAGGCCGTGGTATTGAGCATGGTCTCTCAGCTCTGCGATACCCTGTGCCATGTGCATGAGAAGGGGATTGTGCATCGTGATCTGAAGCCGGCTAACATCCTTCTCGATGAACAACAGCGTCTGAAAGTGACCGACTTCGGCCTGGCTCGCCTGAGGCAGGAAAGCGGTCTGACTCTCGATGGCAGTCTCATGGGCACGCCTTTCTACATGAGCCCCGAGCAGGCGGCGGGCAAACCTACGGATTTTCGAGCGGATATCTATTCTCTCGGCGTGATTTTTTACGAACTGCTGGCGGGGGCGCCGCCCTTTACCGGCGAACCGACGGCGGTGCTGCTGCAGCAGCTGAACGACGAGCCCGTGCCCCTGCGGGAACGGGCGGCAGGAATCCGGGAGGGCGTCGCCGACCTGGTTATGGCGATGCTGCGCAAGAATCCGGACGAGCGACTCTGCGACCATGGCGAAATTTCCCGCCGCCTGCATAATCTGCGGCACTGATCGACTTTTCAGGAGAAGACATATGGCAAAAATCGTAGTGATGTTCAAGGGACAGGTCGTCAAGGAGGTAGCTATCGGCAGCGAAGGGATCCGCATCGGCCGTGACGCCGATAACGACATCCAGATCGACAACCTGGCCGTATCCCGCCACCATGCCGAGATCTACCGGCAGGGCATCCCCTACTATCTTGAAGACCTGAAGAGTACCAACGGCACCTTTCTCAATGGCGCCCAGCTCAACTGGAAGCGAGGGCTGAATCACCAGGACAAGATCACCATCGGGAAGCACACTCTTGTCTTTATGGAAGAGGCCAAAGATCAGCCGGGCGGGTCCAGGCCTTCCGCTGCCAATGAGACCCTCTGCCTGACCCCGGAAGACCTGGAGCGCATGCGCCGCAACAGCTGAGCCGGCCTGTACTGTGGCTACCTTGCCTTGACGCTCGTCGACCCTCTTCTATACTTAAACGGCTGAAGGGGATAAGCCCCTTCCCTGCTGTTGTGAGACAAGGAGAACAGGGTGGCTGTGAGTGTGCGGGAGCTGACGCTTCGTTTTCTGCTTTTGACCTTGTTGTGGTGGGTTCTGACGGAAGGGGATGCCGCCGCCCTGGGTTTCGGCCTGCCCGTAATCCTGCTGGCGTTATGGGCCAGTCACCTGCTGGCTGGTGACCGGCAGGAAACCTGGACACTCACCGGTCTCCTTTCATTTCTACCCTTCTTTTTTTATGCGTCCCTGCGTGGCGGCCTTGACGTTGCCCGTCGCGTCTACGATCCCCGTCTGCCGATTTCTCCCGCCATCTGTGAATTTTCTCTGCATCTTCCGCCCGGCCCAGCCCGGATTTTTCTGGCCAACACCATCAGCCTGCTACCAGGCACCTGCAGTGTTTATCTCCAGGCGGAAGGTCGTTTGCTGGTGCATGCCCTCGATGACAGCCGTCCTCTTGAAGGGTCTCTGCGCCAGGTAGAGAGGCGGGTGGCGCGACTTTTCGGCCTGTCGCTGGCCGGGAGCAGGCAGGAGGATGCGGATGCATGATTTTTTTCTCGCCATGGCCATTTTTCTCCTTCTGACCATCGTGGTCGGTTTGGTGCGAGTGCTTAAAGGGCCCACGCCGGCGGATCGCATGCTTGCCGCCCAGCTCTTCGGCACGACGGGAGTGGCGATCCTGCTGCTGTTGGCCGAGGCCATGGACCTTCCGGCTTTGCGGGATGTGGCCTTGGTCTTCATTCTGCTCGGGGCTTTGGCGACAGTGGCTTTTGCCAAAAGATTCTGGATCATCCAGGAGGGGGCAGAGGAGGAGAGCAATGATTGACCTTTTGTCTGTTCTGCTGACCTCAGCCGGCGGGGTTTTCTTTTTAGCGGGGACGTTGGGGATGCTGCGGCTTCCGGATGTCTATACTCGCCTTCATGCCCTGACCAAGGCCGATAACCTCGGCCTTGGTCTCACGGTGTCGGGCCTCATTCTGCAAGTGGGATCGGTGCCGGTGGCGCTGAAAATGCTGCTCATCTGGCTGCTGGCCCTGGTGGCCAGCTCGGCGGCCTGCTATCTGGTGGCGAACAGCGCCTTTCGCGGTGGCCTTCGGCCTCGCCAGGGGCGATTTTGCACGAAGGAGCGTTCATGACGTCTCTGGCCTTCACGTTTGATCTGCTGCTGATCTGTACGCTGCTGGCCCTGGCCTGGAAGATTCTGTCGGCCCGCGATCTCTTTAAGGCAGTGGTGCTGTTCATTGCCTTCGGGCTGCTCATGTCATTGGCGTGGGTGCGGCTGCGGGCTCCCGATATTGCCCTGGCTGAAGCGGCCATCGGTACCGGCCTGACCGGAGTCCTGCTGCTGGATGCTGTCGGGCACCTCGGTGTGGAGGAAGATTCGGCCGCCGCCAAGGAGCCCCCATCCTCTTCAGCGGAGGAAGAATGAGGTCGGCGGCAATGTGGATTCTCGACGGCCTCGCTTTTCTGGTTCTGGCGGTCTTCGCCGTCGTCCTGGTCTGGGCCGTGCTGTCCTTGCCGGCCACGCCTCCCAGTCTGCAGCCAATGGTAAAATCCAGCCTGATGGACTCCGGCGTTCACTCTGCTGTGACCGCGGTTCTCCTCAATTTTCGAGGCTACGATACCTTGCTGGAGATCGGCGTCCTGTTGTTGGCAGCGATGGCCTGCATGGCGTTGAGGCAGGGACTGCCGCCAGGACCTCTGCTCATGATCGCCCCGCCCGGCCCCGTGCTGGCTGCCATGACGCGATTGGTCATTCCCCTGATGGTGCTGACTTCAGGGTATCTTCTTTGGGCCGGTGAACATGCCCCGGGTGGAGCTTTTCAGGCTGGTGCCGTGCTGGCTGCCGCCGGCGTCCTGCTGCTTCTGGGCGGCAAGTTGAAGGTGCGTCTGGGGGCCCCCTGGCAGGTGCGGGGAGCGCTGGCTTCGGGATTGGCCTTTTTCATGGCGCTGGCCCTGGTGACCCTGGCGATGGGGGGAAAGCTGCTGGAATATCCACAAAATGGGGCGGGACCCATGATCGTCGCCCTGGAATCTTTTCTGACCTTGTCCATCGCGGTGACGCTGGTTTCCCTTTTTGCCTCAAATCCGCCGGCCGGATCGCCAATGACTCCACCGGAAAAAGAGGAGGACGCATGACCCAGGCCGATTTATATGCGTTGGGCGCTGTGCTGCTCTTCTGTCTAGGCCTGCGGGGCCTCATTTTTGACCGCCACCTGCTGCGCAAGATCCTGGCCCTGAATATCATGAGCAGCGGCGTCTTCCTCCTGCTGGTGGGGATAGCCTCCCGCCACCCGCAGCAGACCCCCGACCCTGTTCCTCTTGCCATGGTCCTGACGGGGATCGTGGTGGCGGTGAGCGCGACAGCCTTTGCCCTGGCTCTGGTCCGGCGCTACTATCAGCAGACAGGAAAGACCCGGCTGCCGGAGGGGGAATGAGAGCGCTGTGCTGGAAGGATGGCCCGTCATGACAACTCTGCCCTGGGAAGTCGGCATCATTCTGGCACCCTTTATCTGCGGGCTGCTGGCCTTTGTGGGCGGCAAGCGATGTGGCCGCTGGTTCTTCGGCGCCAGCGTCCTGATGGTCGGTGCCGGCCTGTCAGCCCTGGCCCAGGAGCTGTGGCAATATGGACCACATGTCTATGCGGTGGGTGGCTGGGGTGCACCCCTGGGTATCGAGCTGTATGCCGACGGCCTGAGCCTGCTTATGCTGCTGCTGACAGCCCTTGTGGTGCTCTTGGTCGGCATATTTTCCCTGGGTCTGATCAAGGCCAGTCCTGTTGACGCGGAAGGCTGCGAAAACTCCCTGTTCTGGCCCCTCGTCCTCTTTTTCTGGGGCTCCCTGAATGCCCTCTTTCTTTCGCGCGATGTCTTCAACCTGTATGTCACCCTCGAACTTCTTACCCTGTCCACCGTTCCTCTGATCACTCTAAGAGGAACGGCTTCCGCCCTGGCGGCGGGCCTTCGTTATCTTTTTGTCGCCTTGATCGGCTCTTTGGCCTATCTGCTGGGGACAGCTCTTTTATATGCGGTCAGCGGCTCTCTGGCTCTTCACGCCCTGCCAGAGTCGACCGACAACATGGGTAGCCTGTCGGTGGCGGCTGCCCTCATGGTTCTGGGCCTTTTGCTGAAAACAGCCCTTTTCCCCCTTCACTTCTGGCTTCCCGCCGCCTATGCCGAAGCGCCAAGTCCCGTCAGTGCGCTGCTGGCGGCCCTGGCCACCAAGGCCTCCTTCTACCTCGTGCTGCGCCTCTGGTTTGAACTCTTCTCTTTCGGGCAGGAATTCGCCGCCGCGCAGTTTCTCGGCGTCCTCGGGATGCTGGCCATGCTCTGGGGTTCCCTGCTGGCCTGGCGGCAGGGGCGAGTGAAGAGGCTGCTGGCTTATTCAAGCATCGCCCAGATCGGTTACCTCTTCCTTGTCTTTCCGCTCATGGCGACCTGGACACCCGCCGGGACAGGGTTGTCGCTGGAGGTGCCGGGAGCCTGGGGTGGACTGATCTTTCTGATCCTGTCCCACGGTTTGGCCAAGTCGGCCATGTTCATGTCGGCGGGCTGTCTGGCCCACGCCGCTGGCTCCGACCAGATCGCCGACCTGACCGGCGTCGGCCGCCAGTTACCCGTCCCTCTCTTTGCCTTTGCCCTGGGGGGGATGACACTGATGGGGCTACCCCCCAGCGGTGGCTTTTCTTCCAAGTGGCTCTTTCTGAAAGCGGCGGTGGAAAGTCTGCAGTGGTGGTGGGTGCCGGGCATGCTCCTCGGCGGTGTGCTGGCGGCAGGCTATGTCTTTCGCGTACTGCGCCAGGCCCTGGTGTGGGATGCTGACGGCGGGCTGTCTCGCTCTGTTCCCCGCCGGATGCAGTGGACGGCCATGGCCACGGCGCTGCTCTCTTTGGCACTGGGACTGTGCGGTTCCTGGCCCCTCAATCTTCTGGCCGTCGGCTATCCGGGGGGACCATGAACTGGAGCAGTATTCTGCCCATCGCGACCTTGCTGAGTTCCCTGGTTACCGGGCTGGTGATTTTCGGCCTGCAGGAACGCCGGCATCGGCTGCGCACCACCCTGAACCTGCTGGGAGCCAGTATCAAGCTGCTCTTCGTGGGGACCATGCTCTGGGGGGTGTTCCGTGGGGCGGAATTTGCTTTTTCGCTGCCGTTGCTGCCAGGGGTCGATTTTGTCCTGCGTGCCGACCCTCTGGCCATGCTCTTTGTCGCCCTCTCTGCCGGACTGTGGTTCCTCACCACCATCTATGCTGTCGGCTACCTCGAAGGTTCACCTCATCGCAGCCGGTTCTTCGGTTTTTTCAGTATCTGCGTGACAGCGACAACGGGGATCGCTCTTGCCGGGAACCTGCTCACCTTCTTCATCTTCTATGAACTGCTGACGCTCTCGACCTATCCGCTCGTGGTGCATCGCGGCACCTCCGAATCCCTCTATGCCGGTGACACCTACCTCGTTTATACCCTGCTTGGCGGCGCCGCCCTTTTGACCGGCGCCGTATGGCTGCAGGCCTTGGTTGGTCCCGTCGAGTTCATGGCTGGCGGGGTGCTCTCAGCCGTTGCCTCTGCCCATCGCGTGCAGCTGATCGTCATCTTCTGTCTCATGGTGGGGGGGGTGGGGGTCAAGGCAGCCCTGGTTCCTTTGCATGGCTGGCTGCCCATTGCCATGGTGGCCCCGGCACCTGTTTCGGCTCTGCTGCACGCGGTAGCCGTGGTCAAGGCCGGCGCTTTCGGCATTATCCGCATTGTCTACGATGTCTATGGAGTGGAGCTTTCGGCGTCGCTCCACCTGCTGGGACCCCTGTCCGCCGTGGCGGCTTTCACCATCCTTTATGGTTCCGTGCGAGCCCTTTTTCAGGATGACCTCAAGCGGCGGCTGGCCTATTCCACGGTCAGTCAGGTCTCCTATATCATCCTCGGCGTGACCACCGTCGGGCCGTTGGCCACCATCGGTGGAGTCGTGCATCTGGTGCATCAGGGCATCATGAAAATCACGCTCTTCTTCTGCGCCGGCAATCTCGCCGAAACCCTGGAGGTTCGCCGGGTGAGCGAAATGGCCGGAGTCGGTCGCCGCATGCCCTGGACCATGGCTGCCTTTACCCTGGCCGCCTTCGGCATGATCGGCGTTCCTCCCCTGGCCGGGTTTGTCAGCAAGTGGTACCTGGGTTTGGGCGGAATCGCCGCCGGGCAATACTGGGTCGTGGGCGTGATGGTGCTGAGCAGTCTGCTCAATGCCGCCTATTTTCTGCCTATTGTCTATGCCGCCTGGTTCAAGGAGCCGACCGCAGCCTGGCCTGAGCGAGAACCAGGCTCGCGTCTGGAGACAGACTGGTTGCTGCTGTTGCCGACCCTGATCACGACGGGTCTCTCCGTCTCGGCCGGACTGCTGGCCGGACTCTCCTTCAGCCCGCTGGGCTGGGTGACCATGATTGCACGGGAGGCATACCGGTTATGGATCCCCTGATGGAAGCGCTCTTTTCCCAAGCCGTCTGGCTGGCCGTCCTGGCCTTTCCCCTGCTGCTGGCGGGTGGTTGCCTGTGCCGCCGGGGGCGGCAGTGGGCTGTGGCGGCAGCGCCCTGGTCGGCCCTTCCGGCCATCATTCTTGCTATATGGCCCCCTGCGGCCGGGGACTACCCCTGGTTGCTTCTCGGCAGCATCTTCAGCCTGGATCTCACCGGTCGCATCTTTCTGCTCTTCACCGCCCTGGTCTGGGGTTCCTCAGCCCTGTATGCCCGCGGCTACCTGGTCAACCCGGCACGTCTCCAGTTCTTCTTCTTCTTTTTTCTGCTGGCCATGACCGGCAACCTGGGCCTGATCATGGCCGGGGACATGGCGAGTTTTTACCTGTTCTTTGCCCTCATGACTTTCGCCGCCTACGGCCTGGTTGTGCATGAAAGAGACGCCGAGGCCCGACAAGCCGGCAAAGTCTATCTGGTCATGGCGGTGCTGGGGGAGGTGTTGCTCATAGCCGGCCTGATGCTGATCGCCTCGGAAGGCACCACGCGCCTGGCTGACATCGCGCCGCGAATCGCCGTTTCGCCCCATCGTCACCTGATCATCGGCCTGGTGTTGACCGGATTCGGCATCAAGGCCGGTTGCTTCCCCCTGCACCTGTGGCTGCCCCTGGCCCACCCAGCCGCGCCCACACCGGCCAGCGCCGTCCTGTCGGGGGCCATGATCAAGGCGGGCCTGCTGGCCTGGCTGCGTTTTCTCCCGCTGGGGGAGGCGGCTTTTCCCGCCTGGGGCATGGTCTGTCTGGTTGCCGGACTTATCGCGGCTTTTGGCGGGGTGGCCCTGGGCCTGGCTCAGTCCCAGGCCAAAACCGTGCTGGCCTATTCGAGCATCAGCCAGATGGGTTTGATGACGGGGGCCCTGGGTCTGGGACTGTTCTTCCCGGCGGCCTGGCCGTCTGTGCTGGCGGCTCTCTGCCTTTACGCCCTGCACCATGGCCTGGCCAAGACAGCGCTTTTTCTCGGGGTCGGTATGGCCGGCGCCGGAGGTGTGTGGGCCAGAAGGGTTTTTCTGGCGGGATTGCTGTGGCCAGCGTTGTCTTTGGCCGGGGCCCCCCTCACCAGCGGCCTGGTGGCCAAAAAGCTTCTGGGGGGCCTGGCGGTTTTTATCCCCTCGCCCTGGGGGGAAGTCTTTACCTGGACATTGGCCGGGTCGGCCGCGGCCACAGCGCTTCTCATGGCGTACCTGCTGCTGTTGCCCTGGACGCAGAGAAGTCGGGACAGGTGCCCGCCGACACCCCGGCAGTGGCTGGCCTGGGGTTTGGCACAACTGGGCGGGCTCTACCTGGTGTGGAAGGTCGTTCCCGGCTGGCTGGCGCCCTGGGGGGCAAAATCGCCAGGATGGAGCAATGAGGCAGCACTTAGCGTGCTGGTGGGAGCGGTTGTGGGCTTTCTGTTCTGGCGCCTGGCTAAAAAAAGCAGGAGCAGCTTACTACCGCCATTACCGGCGGGTGATATGCTGCTCCTGCTCTATGCTCTGGGAAGAGGCGCCCGTCAGGGGTGGGCGAACTATGGCGACCCGGCGGTGACGCGCCTGGTCAGGGCCTACCTGACCTTTGTCTGGCAGGGACCAATCGAGTTGTTCGGCCTGCACTCCCTGTTGGCCGCCAGTGAAAAGGGACTGTTACGCTGGCGTGTATCCGGGGGGCTCTTCCTGTTATTGGTGCTGGCCTTTGCGGTCATGCTGCTGCGTTGAACCGACCTTGGCTATCAGCCGCGGCCACTGGCCATATTTTCCAGTTTAGCGATGCGGTCATCCATGGGCGGATGGGTGGAAAAGAGGCTGGCGAGAGAGCGACCGGCAAGAGGGTTGACGATAAACATGTGGGACGTCGCCGGCGTGGCTTCCTGCATGGGCACTGCCTGGGCGCCCATTTGCAGTTTGCGCAGGGCGCTGGCCAAGGCCCTGGGCTTGCCGCAGATGCGGGCGCCGGAGGCGTCGGCCAGATACTCCCGCGAGCGGGAGACCGCCATCTGGATCAGCATGGCCGCCATCGGCGCGATAATGGCCATGGCCAGGCTGCCAAGCAGGCCACCGCCTTCCTCGTCATCGCTGCGGCCGGCACCAAAAATGGCGGCCCACTGCAGCATGTTGCCGAGCATGGCGATGGCGCCGGCGAAAGTGGCGGCCAGGGTGGAAATGAGCGTATCGCGGTTCTGCACATGGGCCAGTTCGTGGGCCATGACCCCTTCGAGTTCATCTTCCGTGAGCAGGCGCATAATCCCTTCGGTGGCAGCGACCGCGGCATTTTGGGGATTACGTCCGGTGGCAAAGGCGTTGGGAGCCTCGGAGGGGATGATGTAGACCTTGGGCATGGGCAGGCCGGCCTGCTGGCTGAGACGACGTACCATGGTGTAAAAGCCGGGGTGGTCGGCCTCGGTGACTTCTTTGGCCTTGTACATCTTGAGAACGATCTTGTCCGAGTACCAGTAGGAGAAGAAGTTCATGCCCCCGGCAATGAGAAAGGCGA
Protein-coding regions in this window:
- a CDS encoding cation:proton antiporter subunit C, whose amino-acid sequence is MTQADLYALGAVLLFCLGLRGLIFDRHLLRKILALNIMSSGVFLLLVGIASRHPQQTPDPVPLAMVLTGIVVAVSATAFALALVRRYYQQTGKTRLPEGE
- the htpX gene encoding zinc metalloprotease HtpX, with product MNRIKTTLLLTSLTLLLVFMGSAIGGQSGMIIAFLIAGGMNFFSYWYSDKIVLKMYKAKEVTEADHPGFYTMVRRLSQQAGLPMPKVYIIPSEAPNAFATGRNPQNAAVAATEGIMRLLTEDELEGVMAHELAHVQNRDTLISTLAATFAGAIAMLGNMLQWAAIFGAGRSDDEEGGGLLGSLAMAIIAPMAAMLIQMAVSRSREYLADASGARICGKPRALASALRKLQMGAQAVPMQEATPATSHMFIVNPLAGRSLASLFSTHPPMDDRIAKLENMASGRG
- a CDS encoding complex I subunit 5 family protein, which codes for MDPLMEALFSQAVWLAVLAFPLLLAGGCLCRRGRQWAVAAAPWSALPAIILAIWPPAAGDYPWLLLGSIFSLDLTGRIFLLFTALVWGSSALYARGYLVNPARLQFFFFFFLLAMTGNLGLIMAGDMASFYLFFALMTFAAYGLVVHERDAEARQAGKVYLVMAVLGEVLLIAGLMLIASEGTTRLADIAPRIAVSPHRHLIIGLVLTGFGIKAGCFPLHLWLPLAHPAAPTPASAVLSGAMIKAGLLAWLRFLPLGEAAFPAWGMVCLVAGLIAAFGGVALGLAQSQAKTVLAYSSISQMGLMTGALGLGLFFPAAWPSVLAALCLYALHHGLAKTALFLGVGMAGAGGVWARRVFLAGLLWPALSLAGAPLTSGLVAKKLLGGLAVFIPSPWGEVFTWTLAGSAAATALLMAYLLLLPWTQRSRDRCPPTPRQWLAWGLAQLGGLYLVWKVVPGWLAPWGAKSPGWSNEAALSVLVGAVVGFLFWRLAKKSRSSLLPPLPAGDMLLLLYALGRGARQGWANYGDPAVTRLVRAYLTFVWQGPIELFGLHSLLAASEKGLLRWRVSGGLFLLLVLAFAVMLLR
- a CDS encoding proton-conducting transporter membrane subunit, coding for MNWSSILPIATLLSSLVTGLVIFGLQERRHRLRTTLNLLGASIKLLFVGTMLWGVFRGAEFAFSLPLLPGVDFVLRADPLAMLFVALSAGLWFLTTIYAVGYLEGSPHRSRFFGFFSICVTATTGIALAGNLLTFFIFYELLTLSTYPLVVHRGTSESLYAGDTYLVYTLLGGAALLTGAVWLQALVGPVEFMAGGVLSAVASAHRVQLIVIFCLMVGGVGVKAALVPLHGWLPIAMVAPAPVSALLHAVAVVKAGAFGIIRIVYDVYGVELSASLHLLGPLSAVAAFTILYGSVRALFQDDLKRRLAYSTVSQVSYIILGVTTVGPLATIGGVVHLVHQGIMKITLFFCAGNLAETLEVRRVSEMAGVGRRMPWTMAAFTLAAFGMIGVPPLAGFVSKWYLGLGGIAAGQYWVVGVMVLSSLLNAAYFLPIVYAAWFKEPTAAWPEREPGSRLETDWLLLLPTLITTGLSVSAGLLAGLSFSPLGWVTMIAREAYRLWIP
- a CDS encoding serine/threonine-protein kinase; protein product: MKSGGAGNVCRPGCKRSVVGPLRCLLAKKEDFWENGAILIPGVSARKVSMSNETVISIHAGRIQRLKAGAADSLFLLRSPRILFLGLQRKWLVPVLLLVSLVLVPAVLLPATHFLLEKIYPPVEKKQLFGLLKTSKEDERLIRRQAQSTFLIWSLASLGVATGLVLYAPIIRRAAEQEIFLQPAKQLTDSSRSLLGKRYQIEAEIGSGTMGVVYSAFDQTLERQVALKELPSVFVRDPERRERFRREALTLAQLIHPGIVQIYDLVDDGSRMILVMELVRGGTLEDHMAGRAPFAEAVVLSMVSQLCDTLCHVHEKGIVHRDLKPANILLDEQQRLKVTDFGLARLRQESGLTLDGSLMGTPFYMSPEQAAGKPTDFRADIYSLGVIFYELLAGAPPFTGEPTAVLLQQLNDEPVPLRERAAGIREGVADLVMAMLRKNPDERLCDHGEISRRLHNLRH
- a CDS encoding monovalent cation/H(+) antiporter subunit G, translating into MIDLLSVLLTSAGGVFFLAGTLGMLRLPDVYTRLHALTKADNLGLGLTVSGLILQVGSVPVALKMLLIWLLALVASSAACYLVANSAFRGGLRPRQGRFCTKERS
- a CDS encoding FHA domain-containing protein codes for the protein MAKIVVMFKGQVVKEVAIGSEGIRIGRDADNDIQIDNLAVSRHHAEIYRQGIPYYLEDLKSTNGTFLNGAQLNWKRGLNHQDKITIGKHTLVFMEEAKDQPGGSRPSAANETLCLTPEDLERMRRNS
- a CDS encoding proton-conducting transporter membrane subunit; its protein translation is MTTLPWEVGIILAPFICGLLAFVGGKRCGRWFFGASVLMVGAGLSALAQELWQYGPHVYAVGGWGAPLGIELYADGLSLLMLLLTALVVLLVGIFSLGLIKASPVDAEGCENSLFWPLVLFFWGSLNALFLSRDVFNLYVTLELLTLSTVPLITLRGTASALAAGLRYLFVALIGSLAYLLGTALLYAVSGSLALHALPESTDNMGSLSVAAALMVLGLLLKTALFPLHFWLPAAYAEAPSPVSALLAALATKASFYLVLRLWFELFSFGQEFAAAQFLGVLGMLAMLWGSLLAWRQGRVKRLLAYSSIAQIGYLFLVFPLMATWTPAGTGLSLEVPGAWGGLIFLILSHGLAKSAMFMSAGCLAHAAGSDQIADLTGVGRQLPVPLFAFALGGMTLMGLPPSGGFSSKWLFLKAAVESLQWWWVPGMLLGGVLAAGYVFRVLRQALVWDADGGLSRSVPRRMQWTAMATALLSLALGLCGSWPLNLLAVGYPGGP
- a CDS encoding monovalent cation/H+ antiporter complex subunit F, with the protein product MHDFFLAMAIFLLLTIVVGLVRVLKGPTPADRMLAAQLFGTTGVAILLLLAEAMDLPALRDVALVFILLGALATVAFAKRFWIIQEGAEEESND
- a CDS encoding Na+/H+ antiporter subunit E is translated as MAVSVRELTLRFLLLTLLWWVLTEGDAAALGFGLPVILLALWASHLLAGDRQETWTLTGLLSFLPFFFYASLRGGLDVARRVYDPRLPISPAICEFSLHLPPGPARIFLANTISLLPGTCSVYLQAEGRLLVHALDDSRPLEGSLRQVERRVARLFGLSLAGSRQEDADA
- a CDS encoding Na(+)/H(+) antiporter subunit B, producing MRSAAMWILDGLAFLVLAVFAVVLVWAVLSLPATPPSLQPMVKSSLMDSGVHSAVTAVLLNFRGYDTLLEIGVLLLAAMACMALRQGLPPGPLLMIAPPGPVLAAMTRLVIPLMVLTSGYLLWAGEHAPGGAFQAGAVLAAAGVLLLLGGKLKVRLGAPWQVRGALASGLAFFMALALVTLAMGGKLLEYPQNGAGPMIVALESFLTLSIAVTLVSLFASNPPAGSPMTPPEKEEDA